A genomic region of Leptotrichia massiliensis contains the following coding sequences:
- a CDS encoding transporter substrate-binding domain-containing protein: MKKIKLLLGVLLVLILAVSCGNKANAGKKRVIKVGTDGVYAPFSFKDESSGKLTGYDVEVIQEVGKRINADIEFTTVPWDSIFLGLESKRYDIIANEIEKTKEREEKYIFSDKYLVSAAQIIVKEGENNIKTLKDLEGKRVISAVGSNYSKTVEEYNKTAAKKIDLNYFDGGITLTLVEIAQGKADATLSDRLVVSYYKKQQGDKVQLVGEPLSTTPTFFLFRKDSEELRNEVNKALAEMRADGTLAKISEKWFGGDYTK; the protein is encoded by the coding sequence ATGAAAAAAATTAAATTATTGCTAGGAGTCTTATTAGTGCTGATTTTAGCGGTATCTTGCGGAAATAAAGCGAATGCTGGGAAAAAAAGGGTTATAAAAGTAGGGACAGATGGAGTTTATGCACCATTTTCGTTTAAGGATGAAAGCAGCGGGAAATTGACAGGATATGATGTTGAGGTTATTCAGGAAGTCGGAAAAAGAATAAACGCAGATATTGAATTTACAACTGTTCCTTGGGATAGCATATTTCTAGGGCTAGAGTCAAAAAGATATGATATTATTGCCAATGAAATTGAAAAAACTAAGGAAAGAGAAGAAAAATATATTTTTTCTGATAAATATTTAGTTTCAGCTGCTCAGATTATTGTAAAAGAGGGAGAGAATAATATAAAGACTTTGAAGGATCTGGAAGGTAAAAGAGTAATTTCAGCAGTTGGAAGCAATTATTCAAAAACTGTTGAGGAATATAATAAAACAGCTGCTAAAAAAATAGATCTTAATTATTTTGACGGCGGAATTACATTGACATTGGTAGAAATAGCACAAGGAAAGGCGGATGCAACATTGAGCGACAGACTTGTGGTAAGTTATTATAAAAAACAGCAAGGGGATAAAGTTCAGCTGGTAGGGGAGCCTTTGAGTACAACTCCGACATTTTTCCTATTTAGAAAAGATAGCGAAGAATTAAGAAATGAAGTGAACAAAGCACTTGCTGAAATGAGGGCTGACGGAACGCTTGCTAAAATATCAGAAAAATGGTTTGGCGGAGATTATACGAAATAG
- a CDS encoding FxLYD domain-containing protein translates to MKKRILLIGIMFGVSSCGIVGGVGSVVGGTIKAAGGITGAVIGTTGKLIGGIIGGKDGEIKAKNTKYKFANAEVEITGGKTIVTGILTHNGVTKRNLTIEIPCFDENGAKIGDAVDNISSLGKNEKWEFQAILNTNETKTCKLKDTYIYEGNINTTIENKDSNTENVNNENTNNIENEK, encoded by the coding sequence GTGAAAAAAAGGATTTTATTGATTGGAATAATGTTTGGAGTTTCATCTTGTGGAATTGTTGGCGGCGTTGGAAGTGTCGTCGGAGGAACTATAAAAGCTGCAGGTGGAATTACTGGAGCGGTTATTGGGACAACTGGTAAATTGATAGGAGGTATTATTGGTGGAAAAGATGGCGAAATAAAGGCCAAAAATACAAAATACAAATTTGCAAATGCGGAAGTAGAAATAACTGGTGGAAAAACTATTGTTACAGGAATTTTGACTCATAATGGAGTAACTAAGAGAAATTTGACAATAGAAATTCCTTGCTTTGATGAAAATGGAGCAAAAATTGGAGATGCTGTTGACAACATAAGTTCGCTTGGAAAAAATGAAAAATGGGAATTTCAGGCAATTCTTAATACAAATGAAACAAAAACTTGTAAACTTAAAGATACATATATTTATGAAGGAAATATAAATACAACTATTGAAAATAAAGATAGTAATACTGAAAATGTTAATAATGAAAACACTAATAATATTGAAAATGAAAAATAA
- a CDS encoding DHH family phosphoesterase yields MNKNYRGNILPKEIVNEIKLSKSIILTAHINPDGDALGSLLAFYFMIDEYCKKNNMEKMIKIMVDDKLPKYMRHFEDTGLIWDYEKFCEKFKKNFQNNEKFDLFISLDCANQERYERAVEIKKLSKKSINIDHHVSNTEHADFNYVEDICSTGELLYQFLKIFDIELTKKIAEYMYLGIINDTGNFRHDNVTSHTFLVCSKLIEAGMNNHKIANIIFAVSEKQVDFIGEVYKNKKVDEKYKFVSYYLTQEKMKELGIEKDDTNSTSEMLLKIEGMEISLFVREQEDGLLKGSFRANDKYNVNKIASIFGGGGHIKAAGFKTDLSFEEILEKTYEVLEK; encoded by the coding sequence ATGAATAAAAATTACAGAGGAAATATTCTTCCAAAAGAAATCGTAAATGAAATAAAATTGTCTAAAAGCATTATTTTAACAGCACATATTAATCCAGATGGAGATGCTCTTGGCTCACTTTTGGCATTTTATTTTATGATAGATGAATATTGTAAAAAAAATAATATGGAAAAAATGATAAAAATCATGGTCGATGATAAATTGCCTAAATATATGAGGCATTTTGAAGATACAGGGCTTATTTGGGATTATGAAAAATTTTGTGAAAAATTTAAGAAAAATTTTCAAAATAATGAAAAATTTGATTTGTTTATAAGTCTGGACTGTGCGAATCAGGAAAGATATGAAAGAGCTGTAGAAATCAAAAAATTGAGTAAAAAATCAATAAATATTGATCATCATGTTAGCAATACTGAACATGCGGATTTTAACTATGTAGAAGATATTTGCAGTACAGGAGAGCTTTTATATCAGTTTTTGAAAATTTTTGACATTGAACTGACAAAGAAAATTGCTGAATATATGTATCTTGGAATAATTAATGATACTGGAAATTTTAGACATGATAACGTTACATCGCATACTTTTCTGGTATGTTCCAAATTAATTGAGGCAGGTATGAATAATCACAAAATTGCTAATATTATTTTTGCAGTAAGTGAAAAACAAGTTGATTTTATTGGTGAAGTTTATAAAAATAAAAAAGTTGATGAAAAATATAAATTTGTCAGCTATTATCTGACACAAGAAAAAATGAAAGAACTAGGCATTGAAAAGGATGATACAAACAGTACATCAGAAATGCTTTTAAAAATCGAAGGGATGGAGATTTCACTTTTTGTAAGGGAACAGGAAGACGGTTTATTAAAAGGAAGTTTTCGAGCAAATGATAAGTACAATGTAAATAAGATAGCTTCAATTTTTGGTGGTGGCGGACACATAAAAGCTGCTGGATTCAAGACAGATTTATCTTTTGAGGAAATTTTGGAAAAAACTTATGAAGTATTGGAAAAATAA
- a CDS encoding cell envelope integrity protein TolA has protein sequence MSFRLNPFKVMRAVGIVAIITYGVVLATGYKKSKVTTTESVTKEMKVRNKDFYNSKDYKNNLTLPNQVIENNNETVEKELEQTKSAETVDLQNPTVNNQQTQPQNNPKAAKEDKKKEEQKKLEAQKLEQKRQKEQKKLAEQRRQEEERAEARHAELKKQQQEAAARKEQAAAQARAEAARQRAKEEATRKAKEEATKKAREDAKNRQAKGHKKYIQVASVASEASAREITKKLGGNFYYKKTSVNGRTVYVVMSNMTDNPNTLKTMENQAKKAGSGYMIRSTN, from the coding sequence ATGAGTTTTCGATTAAATCCATTTAAAGTAATGAGAGCAGTTGGAATTGTTGCTATTATTACTTATGGCGTGGTACTTGCAACAGGCTACAAGAAATCAAAGGTAACTACGACCGAAAGTGTTACAAAGGAAATGAAAGTTCGAAATAAGGACTTTTACAATTCCAAGGACTATAAAAATAATCTAACTTTGCCAAATCAGGTTATTGAAAATAATAATGAAACAGTTGAAAAGGAGCTTGAACAGACGAAATCTGCTGAAACAGTAGACTTACAAAACCCTACAGTAAATAACCAGCAGACACAGCCTCAAAATAATCCAAAGGCAGCTAAGGAAGATAAGAAAAAAGAAGAGCAGAAAAAATTAGAAGCTCAAAAACTGGAACAGAAAAGACAAAAAGAACAGAAAAAATTGGCTGAACAAAGACGTCAGGAAGAGGAAAGAGCTGAAGCAAGACACGCTGAACTAAAAAAACAGCAACAAGAAGCAGCAGCTAGAAAAGAACAGGCAGCAGCACAAGCAAGGGCAGAAGCAGCTAGACAACGTGCAAAAGAAGAGGCAACTAGAAAAGCTAAAGAAGAAGCAACCAAGAAAGCTAGAGAAGATGCTAAGAATCGTCAAGCTAAAGGTCATAAAAAATACATCCAAGTTGCATCCGTAGCCTCAGAAGCCTCAGCTAGAGAAATAACAAAAAAATTAGGTGGAAATTTTTACTACAAAAAAACATCTGTAAATGGTAGAACAGTCTATGTGGTGATGTCAAATATGACTGATAATCCAAATACTTTAAAAACAATGGAAAATCAAGCTAAAAAAGCTGGTAGCGGGTATATGATACGTTCTACTAATTAA
- a CDS encoding 5'-methylthioadenosine/adenosylhomocysteine nucleosidase, translated as MIGIIGAVIEEAEAIKKEINDIKENTINGISFFTGKFNDKDVVFVQSGIGKVNAAITATLLIEKFGVSEVIFSGVAGSLDERLKVGDVVVGRDIVQHDVDATAFGYKMGQIPQMKEWAFESDKNLIEKTGNITNFEHQILLGRILTGDQFVSKKDVKIQLGKDFEALCVDMESGAVAQVCTRLGVKFLIIRSISDSITDESDMEYETFVKLAAENSKKILKQII; from the coding sequence ATGATAGGAATCATTGGAGCAGTAATTGAAGAGGCTGAAGCAATAAAAAAGGAAATTAATGATATTAAGGAAAACACAATAAACGGTATATCGTTTTTTACTGGAAAATTTAATGATAAAGATGTTGTTTTTGTGCAATCTGGAATTGGGAAGGTAAATGCTGCGATTACTGCAACTTTACTAATTGAAAAATTTGGTGTAAGTGAGGTAATTTTTTCAGGAGTAGCTGGATCGCTGGATGAAAGGCTGAAAGTTGGAGATGTTGTTGTTGGGCGGGACATTGTTCAACATGATGTTGATGCTACAGCCTTTGGCTATAAAATGGGGCAAATCCCTCAAATGAAGGAATGGGCATTTGAATCAGATAAAAATCTAATTGAAAAAACTGGAAATATAACTAATTTTGAGCATCAGATTTTGCTTGGAAGAATTCTGACTGGAGATCAGTTTGTAAGTAAAAAAGATGTGAAAATTCAACTTGGAAAAGATTTTGAAGCACTTTGTGTGGATATGGAAAGTGGAGCTGTGGCTCAAGTCTGTACAAGATTAGGTGTAAAATTTTTGATAATCCGTTCGATTTCAGATTCAATTACAGACGAATCTGATATGGAATATGAAACTTTTGTGAAACTGGCAGCAGAAAATTCTAAAAAAATATTAAAACAAATTATTTAA
- a CDS encoding MalY/PatB family protein yields MKYNFDEIIDRKNNHSVKYNELTRFGFEHGKEPKDFIPLWIADMDFKTAQPIIDALEKKVQHGVFGYVYRPEEYFESFINWQKKRFGWEPKKELLSFSIGVVPTLGTLIKLFSEEGETVLIQPPVYSEFYDINTDNKRIVLENKFKEKDGTFTIDLEDLEEKLKQQPKLFIFCNPHNPLGHVWTYEELKTIGDLCVKYNVPIISDEIHADLTLWGNKHIPMASVSEEIRQNTITCTATGKAFNLAGLQCATIVFNNIENKTKFDRFWKDLEVHRNNPFNLVATIAAYTEGEEYLTQLIDYLEQNILFLNTFMKENIPLIKPNVPQATYLVWLDCRELMKKYNFNQDELEKFIYQKAKIGLNSCRAFNHGSSGFMRINTACPRSVLERALKQLETACNELV; encoded by the coding sequence ATGAAATATAATTTTGATGAAATTATCGACAGAAAAAATAATCATTCTGTTAAATACAATGAATTGACTAGATTTGGATTTGAGCATGGAAAGGAGCCTAAAGACTTTATTCCATTATGGATTGCAGATATGGATTTTAAAACTGCCCAACCAATTATTGATGCTCTTGAAAAAAAAGTTCAACATGGGGTTTTTGGGTACGTTTATCGACCTGAAGAATATTTTGAATCTTTTATTAACTGGCAAAAGAAAAGATTTGGCTGGGAACCAAAAAAAGAGCTTTTGAGTTTTAGTATCGGTGTTGTGCCTACTCTTGGAACATTGATAAAATTATTTTCTGAAGAAGGGGAAACTGTTTTGATTCAACCTCCTGTCTATTCAGAATTTTATGATATTAATACTGATAACAAAAGAATTGTTTTAGAAAACAAATTCAAAGAAAAAGATGGTACTTTCACTATCGATTTGGAAGACTTGGAAGAAAAATTAAAACAACAGCCTAAATTATTCATCTTTTGTAATCCACATAACCCTTTGGGACATGTTTGGACTTATGAGGAATTAAAAACAATCGGAGATTTATGTGTAAAATATAATGTGCCTATTATTTCTGATGAAATTCACGCTGATTTAACACTTTGGGGTAATAAACACATTCCAATGGCAAGTGTTTCAGAAGAAATCAGACAAAACACAATAACTTGTACTGCTACTGGGAAAGCCTTTAATTTAGCTGGTTTACAATGTGCGACAATTGTATTCAATAATATTGAAAACAAAACTAAATTTGATAGATTTTGGAAAGATTTAGAGGTTCATAGAAACAATCCTTTCAATTTAGTTGCAACTATTGCTGCTTATACAGAAGGGGAAGAATATTTGACTCAGTTAATCGATTACTTAGAACAAAATATCCTTTTCTTAAATACTTTTATGAAAGAAAATATTCCGTTAATTAAACCAAATGTTCCACAAGCGACTTATTTAGTTTGGCTAGATTGCCGCGAATTAATGAAAAAATATAATTTTAATCAAGATGAACTAGAAAAATTTATTTATCAAAAAGCAAAAATAGGATTGAATTCGTGTCGTGCATTTAATCATGGATCGAGCGGATTTATGCGTATTAACACTGCTTGTCCTAGAAGTGTGTTAGAAAGAGCATTAAAACAATTAGAAACTGCTTGTAACGAATTAGTCTGA
- a CDS encoding transporter substrate-binding domain-containing protein translates to MKNILKITGILLIGLFLISCGGKQENGKSGSSEGKQKVKVGTEGVYAPFTFTDGSGKLTGYDVEVVEEIGKRANLDIEFVPTPWDSMFLGLESKKFDFIANEIAKNPEREKKYDFSDDYLVSAAQIIVKKGRTDIKTLEDLKGKRVMTGVGSNYNKTLTDFDKNKEINYAYFDGNVSIALEEIAQGKADATLNDRLTVGYFTKQRGNLVEIVGEPVTKTPVYFTFRKDSEELKNKVNKALAEMKADGTLAKISEKWFGGDYTK, encoded by the coding sequence ATGAAAAATATTTTGAAAATAACAGGAATTTTATTGATAGGACTATTTCTTATCAGTTGTGGCGGGAAACAGGAAAATGGTAAAAGTGGGAGTAGTGAAGGAAAACAAAAAGTTAAAGTTGGAACAGAAGGAGTTTATGCACCATTTACGTTTACTGATGGAAGTGGGAAATTAACTGGATATGATGTGGAAGTTGTTGAAGAAATTGGTAAAAGGGCAAATTTAGATATAGAATTTGTGCCTACGCCTTGGGATAGCATGTTTTTAGGGCTGGAATCGAAAAAATTTGACTTTATTGCAAATGAGATTGCTAAAAATCCTGAAAGAGAGAAAAAATATGATTTCTCTGATGATTATTTAGTATCAGCCGCTCAAATTATCGTTAAAAAAGGAAGAACTGATATTAAGACACTTGAGGACTTAAAAGGTAAAAGGGTTATGACAGGAGTAGGAAGCAATTATAACAAGACTTTGACTGATTTTGACAAAAATAAGGAAATAAATTATGCTTATTTTGACGGAAATGTTTCAATTGCACTTGAAGAAATTGCACAAGGAAAGGCAGATGCTACTTTAAATGACAGATTGACAGTAGGATATTTCACAAAGCAAAGAGGAAATCTTGTAGAAATCGTAGGAGAACCCGTAACGAAAACGCCTGTATATTTCACATTTAGAAAAGATAGCGAAGAATTGAAAAATAAAGTAAATAAAGCACTAGCTGAAATGAAAGCCGATGGAACGCTTGCCAAAATATCAGAAAAATGGTTTGGTGGAGATTATACGAAATAA
- a CDS encoding TetR/AcrR family transcriptional regulator: MTKEYNKNFIIQQSAKLFYYKGYKNTELTDIFKACDMPNDIFYKFFSSKEELLSSVIKYHTENLINFFNNNVDDLSIDKFHYFFEKYFENIVNNKFHGGSPLGNLALELSDLNNSIREELVKSYKKIELRFSFFITTLKYAFPKKYDDIVPETTARLLIALLEGTILMLKTEKESFAINDFFVFFDSLFKLGEDKKIEEESNKESQETSDTEKIYIPDSIKSEIIDFKDHESNIQTDIKSSQDFLNNGIEETNQENTEIEVSEHENSSLDDNMYYELDSDSLINVFDDLENYQKSETEDDE; this comes from the coding sequence ATGACTAAAGAATATAATAAAAACTTTATAATCCAACAAAGTGCAAAACTTTTTTATTATAAAGGCTATAAAAATACAGAATTAACGGATATTTTTAAAGCATGCGACATGCCAAATGATATTTTTTACAAATTTTTTTCGAGTAAAGAAGAGTTACTTAGTTCTGTAATCAAATATCATACTGAAAATCTGATAAATTTCTTCAATAATAATGTAGATGATTTATCAATTGATAAATTTCACTACTTTTTTGAAAAATATTTTGAAAACATTGTAAATAATAAATTTCATGGTGGGAGTCCACTTGGAAATCTGGCATTGGAGCTATCTGACTTAAATAATAGCATACGTGAAGAACTTGTAAAATCATATAAAAAAATAGAACTTAGATTTTCTTTTTTTATAACAACTTTAAAATATGCTTTTCCTAAAAAATACGATGATATTGTTCCTGAAACAACAGCAAGACTTTTAATTGCTTTACTCGAAGGAACGATTCTTATGTTAAAGACCGAAAAGGAAAGTTTTGCAATTAATGATTTTTTTGTTTTCTTTGATAGCCTTTTCAAACTAGGTGAAGATAAAAAAATAGAAGAAGAATCAAATAAAGAAAGTCAAGAAACATCAGATACAGAAAAAATATATATTCCAGATTCCATTAAAAGTGAAATCATAGACTTCAAAGACCATGAGTCAAATATACAAACTGATATTAAAAGTTCTCAAGATTTCTTAAATAATGGGATAGAGGAAACTAATCAGGAAAATACAGAAATTGAAGTTTCAGAACATGAAAATAGCAGTCTTGATGATAATATGTATTATGAACTTGATTCAGACAGTTTAATTAATGTTTTTGACGATTTGGAAAATTATCAAAAAAGTGAAACTGAAGATGATGAATAA
- a CDS encoding amino acid ABC transporter permease yields MNNNVPFLNWGFMVRAIPEILKALPMTLNIAIVTMIFSLILSFFIALVRINKIPVLTRLATIYVSFIRGTPLLVQIYLAYYGLPKILDYIHLKYGFNIDVTNIPAIVFVYVAFILNVSGYLSETFRAAIQSVDKGQVEAALSIGMTKWQAMRRIVLPQAIIITFPNFGNTFISLIKDSSLAFTVSIVEMMGKAKIISASGLDIFEAYIVVAGIYWVVCIIVEKVMGIVEKKLRVGGL; encoded by the coding sequence ATGAATAATAATGTACCTTTTTTAAACTGGGGCTTTATGGTAAGAGCGATTCCAGAAATACTGAAAGCATTGCCAATGACTCTGAATATTGCGATTGTTACGATGATATTTTCGCTGATACTTAGTTTTTTTATCGCACTTGTGAGAATAAATAAAATTCCTGTGCTGACAAGACTTGCTACAATTTATGTGTCCTTTATAAGAGGGACACCTCTTTTAGTTCAGATTTACCTTGCCTATTATGGATTGCCTAAAATATTGGATTATATACATCTGAAATATGGATTTAATATAGATGTGACTAATATTCCTGCGATTGTGTTTGTGTATGTGGCATTTATTTTAAATGTGTCAGGGTATCTCTCGGAAACGTTCAGGGCGGCAATTCAGTCGGTGGATAAAGGGCAAGTTGAAGCTGCATTGTCTATTGGAATGACAAAATGGCAGGCAATGAGAAGAATTGTACTTCCACAGGCGATTATAATAACTTTTCCTAATTTTGGAAATACTTTTATAAGTCTGATAAAGGATTCCTCACTTGCTTTTACAGTTTCAATTGTGGAAATGATGGGAAAAGCAAAAATAATATCGGCTTCGGGGTTGGATATTTTTGAGGCATATATTGTTGTTGCTGGAATTTACTGGGTTGTTTGCATAATTGTGGAAAAAGTCATGGGAATTGTGGAAAAGAAATTGAGAGTAGGTGGACTGTAG
- a CDS encoding amino acid ABC transporter ATP-binding protein, whose protein sequence is MVKVENLKLSFGKNEVLKGINFKIEKGQVISIIGPSGSGKSTFLRSLNFLETASSGTITFGNETFDLSKINKKDINMLRKNTTMVFQNYNLFKNKTALENVIEGLLIVKKMNRNEATEIGLKMLEKVGLKDKAEFYPNQLSGGQQQRVGIARAVAMSPEVILLDEPTSALDPELIGEVLKVIKDMVKENMTMIIVTHEMQFAREVSDYIVFIDGGTIIAEGKPEEIFVNSKNQRLQNFLKRYSESETDIYSI, encoded by the coding sequence ATGGTAAAGGTTGAAAATCTAAAATTGTCTTTTGGAAAAAATGAAGTTTTGAAAGGAATAAACTTTAAAATAGAAAAAGGGCAGGTAATAAGCATCATAGGACCAAGTGGATCGGGAAAATCGACATTTTTACGAAGCCTTAATTTTCTTGAAACAGCTTCATCGGGAACAATAACTTTTGGAAATGAAACTTTTGACTTGAGTAAAATAAATAAAAAAGATATAAACATGCTTAGAAAAAATACGACAATGGTTTTTCAGAATTATAATTTATTCAAAAACAAAACTGCTTTGGAAAATGTAATTGAAGGTCTTTTGATTGTAAAAAAAATGAATAGGAACGAAGCAACAGAAATCGGATTGAAAATGCTTGAAAAAGTGGGGTTAAAAGATAAAGCCGAATTTTACCCAAATCAGCTTTCTGGAGGGCAGCAGCAAAGAGTGGGAATCGCAAGGGCGGTTGCAATGAGTCCAGAGGTAATTTTGCTTGATGAGCCAACTTCGGCACTTGATCCTGAACTTATTGGAGAAGTTCTAAAAGTTATAAAGGATATGGTAAAAGAAAATATGACAATGATAATTGTTACCCATGAAATGCAGTTTGCAAGGGAGGTTTCAGATTATATAGTATTTATTGATGGTGGAACAATTATAGCAGAAGGTAAGCCAGAAGAAATTTTTGTTAATTCAAAAAATCAACGGTTGCAAAATTTTCTTAAAAGATATTCGGAAAGTGAAACAGATATTTACTCAATATAG
- a CDS encoding glycosyltransferase family 2 protein — translation MYDFTACIVTYNTDQKELAQIISCFQKTKLKFKLWISDNSEEDSLRNFINKLSDDRIEYIFNNSNNGFGSGHNVILEKLMGKNCKEKAEFHLILNADIIFEENTIEKIVDYMRKNSDIGQIGPKIYESNGEVNKSCRLLPTPLNLIFRRFCPIKSVVDKMDYDYEMRWCDYNTIMEVPILSGCFMFIRTDVLKTVGMFDTRYFMYMEDYDLCRRIGQKYKVIFYPEVTIVHEHGKASYKTRKMMMAHINSAINYFNKWGWFFDKERKTRNKECMKKYKK, via the coding sequence ATGTATGACTTTACAGCTTGTATAGTTACTTATAATACTGATCAAAAAGAATTAGCTCAAATCATAAGTTGTTTTCAAAAAACAAAATTGAAATTTAAATTATGGATTTCAGATAATTCTGAAGAGGATAGTTTGAGAAATTTTATAAACAAACTTTCAGATGATCGAATCGAATATATTTTTAATAATTCAAATAATGGATTTGGATCAGGACATAATGTTATATTAGAAAAATTAATGGGTAAAAATTGCAAAGAAAAAGCAGAATTTCATTTAATATTAAATGCTGATATAATTTTTGAAGAAAATACAATTGAGAAAATAGTTGATTATATGAGAAAAAATTCTGATATTGGGCAGATAGGGCCTAAAATATATGAATCTAATGGAGAGGTAAACAAATCTTGCAGACTATTACCCACACCTTTAAATTTAATATTTAGAAGATTTTGTCCAATAAAATCGGTTGTAGATAAAATGGATTATGATTATGAAATGAGATGGTGTGATTATAATACAATAATGGAAGTTCCAATTTTATCTGGATGTTTTATGTTCATAAGAACAGATGTTTTGAAAACTGTTGGAATGTTTGATACTAGATATTTTATGTATATGGAAGACTATGATTTATGCAGAAGAATTGGTCAAAAATATAAAGTTATATTTTATCCTGAAGTAACAATAGTTCATGAACATGGAAAAGCATCTTATAAAACACGAAAAATGATGATGGCACATATAAATTCAGCTATAAATTATTTTAATAAATGGGGCTGGTTTTTTGATAAGGAAAGAAAAACAAGAAATAAAGAATGCATGAAAAAATATAAAAAATAA
- a CDS encoding NAD-dependent epimerase/dehydratase family protein encodes MKQKVLVTGANGYIGRNVINYLLDSNIDVVAVDISLNKIISEKVKKIEINIFENTDYLFSNLQNVGTCIHLAWRNGFVHNSITHLEDISLHYKFLKKIHEFGIKNINVIGTMHEIGYWEGEVDNDTTTNPISFYGIAKNSLRQSLKILEDSDKELFIKWLRVFYIQGDDRNNNSIFSKILQKEEEGAKTFPFTTGKNKYDFINISILAEMISKAALQTEVTGIINCCSGKPVSLKEKVELFLKENNLKIKLEYGVFPDRSYDSPALWGNNSIISKIINNNPKKDF; translated from the coding sequence ATGAAACAAAAGGTTTTAGTAACAGGTGCTAATGGTTACATAGGAAGAAATGTTATAAATTATTTATTAGATAGTAATATCGATGTAGTAGCTGTTGATATTTCTTTAAATAAAATAATAAGTGAGAAAGTAAAAAAAATAGAAATCAATATATTTGAAAATACAGACTATCTTTTTTCTAATTTGCAAAATGTAGGGACTTGTATTCATTTAGCGTGGCGTAATGGATTTGTACACAATTCTATTACTCATCTTGAAGATATTTCATTACATTATAAATTTTTAAAGAAAATACATGAATTTGGTATAAAAAATATAAATGTTATAGGAACTATGCACGAAATTGGATATTGGGAAGGAGAAGTTGATAATGATACTACAACTAATCCTATTTCATTTTACGGTATAGCAAAAAATAGTTTGAGACAGTCTTTGAAAATATTAGAAGATAGTGATAAGGAATTGTTTATAAAATGGCTTAGAGTATTTTATATACAGGGTGACGATAGAAATAATAATTCTATTTTTTCTAAAATATTACAAAAAGAAGAAGAGGGTGCTAAGACTTTTCCGTTTACTACGGGAAAAAACAAATATGATTTCATCAATATAAGTATATTAGCTGAAATGATTTCAAAAGCAGCTTTACAAACTGAAGTAACTGGAATTATAAATTGTTGTTCTGGTAAACCTGTAAGTTTAAAGGAAAAAGTCGAATTATTCTTAAAAGAAAATAACCTAAAAATAAAATTAGAATACGGTGTATTTCCAGACCGTTCTTATGATTCTCCTGCCTTATGGGGGAATAATAGTATAATATCTAAAATAATAAATAACAACCCAAAAAAAGACTTCTGA